In Phycisphaerales bacterium, the sequence TGGGCACACGGTTCCCGCCCAGATCCTCACGACCAACGACACGTCCACCCGTGTCGCGTTCGTCGCCCCGATGGAATCGGTGTCATTCGGCGTCTTCACCGTACAACTCGGCGACGATCCGGCCCCAGCAATATCCTCCCTCTCGGTCACCGACCACACGCTCGAGAACGAGCACCTGCGGGTCACAATCAACGCCGGCGGCGACATCGCTTCGGTCATCGACAAAGCCTTGGGACGCGAGGTGCTCTCCGCGCCGGCGACACTCTCCACGCACTATGAGAACCCCAAAGCCTGGCCGGCATGGAACCAGGATTGGACGGATCGCCAGAAGCCCGCGGCGGCGATGGCCGGTGCACCCACGAGTATCCGGGTCGTCGAACGCGGGCCCGCGCGCGTGGCTATCGAAGTCGTGCGCGAGATCGAAGGTTCGGCCGTCACCCAGGTCATCTCACTGGCCGCCGGTGACACCGGACGCCGCGTGGAGTGCGACGCGACTATCAACTGGCGAGGCAAGGAGCGGAGCCTCCGGGCGGCGTTCCCGCTCGCCGCGAGCAACCCGATCGCCACGTTCGACATCCAGACCGGCGTCGTCGAGCGGCCCAACTCCCACGCCAAGCAGTACGAGTACTCCTTCCATCGCTGGCTCGATCTCACCGACACCGACGGCACGCACGGCGCCTCGATCCTCTGCGACAGCAAGTACGCCTCGGACAAGCCCGACGACCACACGCTCCGACTCACGCTCCTCTACACGCCCGGCACCCAAGGCGGTTATCCCGACCAGGGCACGCAGGACATCGGACAACATCGTGTAAAGTACGCTCTCTATCCGCATTCCCAGGACTGGCGTGCGGCACGGTCATACCAGCACGCCGATCGATTGAACACCCCACCGATCTCATACGTGGCCACTCCGCACGTTGGCGCGCTCGGGCGATCGTTCTCGCTGGCTCGTTGCGACGATCCGTCCGTCACGATCAGCGCGATCAAGAAGGCCGAGGCCTCGGACGAGATCATCGTGCGCCTTCGAGAGCAAGACGGCAAACCCGCGAGTGACGTGCCCATCTCATTCACACGCCCCATCCTCTCCGCACGCGAGGTCGATGGCCAGGAGCGTGAGATCGGACCCGTGACGATCGTCAACGGCGTGCTCCATGCCAATCTGAGCAGTTTCGAACTTCGCGCCTACGCCATTCGGCTCGGCGAACAACCCGCGGCGATCGCGCCCGTGGTCTCCGCGCCGGTGCCATTGCCTTGCAACGTGGACGTCGTAAGCACCAACGCGAATCGCGCTGATGGATCGATGGATACCACGCACGGCGCATACCCCGCCGAGCAGTTCCCATCTTCAATAACCGACGCCGGTGTGACCTACGCCTTCCGATCCACAACCGACGGCTCGATGAACGCGGTCGCGTGCCAGGGCCAGACCATCGAGTTGCCCGCGCGAGATGCGGATCGAGTCTACATCCTCGCTGCCGCGAACGAGGATGTCCGATCGATGATCCGTGTAGGCAATGTCGAGCACGCGTGGAACGTGCCCTCGTGGACGGGGTACATCGGTCAATGGGACAACCGCGTTTGGCCTGGAAATACCGACGACCCGTCCTATCGCTGGAACGACGCCCCAATCGGTCTGGTGCCGGGTTACATCAAGACCGACGCGGACGTCGCGTGGTTCGCCTCGCATCGGCACACCGCGAACGGCGACGCGTTCTATCAGTACTCATACATCTTCCGCACCTCCTTCGAGTTGCCCGAGGGCGCATCCCACGTGACCCTGCCCGATGATCCAAGGATCAAAGTCTTCGCCATGAGCCTCGCGAAGCATGGCAAGTCGAGCATCGCCCTTGCGCACCCGCTCTTCGACACGCTCGATGGCCATCAGCAGGATGCCCCCGTAATCGTGGGCGATCGCCACGCCACCGACACCACTTCCGTGACCATCGAGCCGGGCCTGTACTGGAGCCGAGGCTCGATCCGCTACACGACCGATGGCTCAGCACCGTCGGCCACATCGCCTGTCTTCGACTCCCCTCTGGAAATCGACGCGCCGATGACCATCACAGCGGCCGTCTTCGACGACGCCGGGCGTGCCGGACCCATGGCCAAGGCGACGTTCGATGTCCACGATTCCACACCACCCAGCGTGACGCGAGTCATCTCGTCATACCAGTCCAAAGTGGTGACAATCCTCTTCTCAGAACGCGTGGGCACGGTGACGAAGGACCACTTCAGTATTGAGCCGCACATCGATGTGACAAGCGTCGAGTCTTCACCCGATCGTCTCGCAATACGTCTTGTTCTGGCCTCGCCGCCAACGGAGGGCACCCCATACACGCTCTCCATCCGCGACATCCCGGACGCGTCGGCAGGCGCGAACCGGCTCGTCTCGACGTCCGCGATCATTCAGGTCACCGGCCCAGTCTTCACGCTCGAACAGATCACTCCCAAGGACCAGGGACGAGTCCTGTCCAACATCCCAGGCCTGCCCGTCGGCGCCAAGGACCCATGGACGATCAACGCGTTCATAAAGATGGCCAAGCAGCCCGACAACCGAACGATCATCGCGGGATTCGGGCGCTGCGCCGACGATGTCGATGGCGGCGCCCGGTACCTCGCCAAGTTCGCCGGAGGCGTCCACTTCTGGAGTCGCCTGCGCGATGTGTCCACGCGGTCGCCGTACACACTCAATGCCTGGCAGATGGTCACCGCGACATACGACGGCGAGACGCTCCGCGTTTATCGCGACGCAACCCTCGTCGGCGAGCGACGCCTGACGCTCTCGGACGACATGAACACCATCGAACTCCTCCCTAAAGACCCATGGGAGCAGACACGCGTCTTCGAAGGCGAGATCTCGAGATTCACAATTTGGAACTCGGCCCTCTCCGTGGAGTCGCTCCAATCGATCATGGCCACCAAGCCAGGGACATGAGCAGAACATCACCATGTCGCGAAACTCGATGGCGTGCCCTCTGGTCGCGAATCGTTCCGATCGTCGCATGTCTCACGCTCGTCGCACCGACGGCCTTCGCTCACCCGCCACTCGCGACTGTCGCCACGCTGCGCATCGACACCGATGGACACGTCGACCTCACGGTCCACTATGACGCCCTCGCCTTCGCCCTCAACGATGTCTCGGCCAATATCCCCGACGAGCCGATGTTCGAGTTGCTCCACGCCGGCGACGATGCGATCGCTCAATCACTCGCGGCATGCGGCCCTCGCTTCGAGCAACTCTGCATCCTCGAGGCCGACAGCAATCGGATTCCACTCTCGGTGGCGACCCTGCCGACCGTGGCCGACGTGCGCGCCGAAGAGGCGCGACGTCCCACATATCCGCTTCCCATCAAGTCCACACTCGAGTCCCATGCCCAACTCACGGCAAGCACGTCGAGCATCACGATCCGCTTTCCCGAAATCCTCGGCATCGTGGTCGTCACCATCGATCGACCGGGCTTCGAGCCGGTGGCCATCCCGCTCGGCGTGAACGAACGATCGCCCGCCTTCAAGATCATCCCCATTTACGAGTCCGGCTCGACAACACAGCCAGAACCTCCAGCAGCCGGCGACTCGAACTCCTCACGCTGGCAAGCGTTCCTTCGCTTCGTCTCCCTCGGCTTTCGTCACATCGTGCCCGAGGGCCAGGATCACATGCTCTTCGTGCTCGGCCTATTCCTCCTCACGCCAAAGGCCAGGCCCGTGCTCCTCCAGATCTCCGCGTTCACGCTCGCCCACACCGTAACCCTCGCGCTCACATCGCTCCGAATCATCGGCCTGCCCGCATCAATCGTCGAACCCGCCATCGCCGCCTCGATCGCCTTCGCCGGCATCGAAAACCTGGTCATCACCCGAGTCACACCCTGGCGAACCCTGGCCGCGTTCATTTTCGGCCTGGTCCACGGCATGGGCGTCGCCACTTCGTTCAACGAAGCGGGATTTCCCGAAGGAACACTCGTCTCCAGCCTCGTCGCGTTCACCCTGGGCGTCGAGGGCGGGCACCTCGCCGTGCTCCTCGCGGCATTCGTACTTCTCGGCTGGACACGAAATCGAGCGTGGTACCGTCCACGCATCGCCATTCCACTCTCACTGGTGATCTCGGCCATCGCGATCGTGTGGTTCGTCCAACGCCTTCGTTGAATCCCACACGTCCGCGCCAGTATGCCTACTCCCATCCGCCGATCGTGGTCCGTCCGCTGCTCCCGAACGAGGCCGACCCACGCGCGCCATACGGCTGGAACAGGATACCAAAACTGGTATCCCCCGAGACCTCGTCATACCCGATGTTCGCCCCGAGCACCATCGACTCGAATCGCCGCACGAGTTGGATCGAGGCCCCCTGGAACCCCGTGTTCGAGGCATCGTAACTCCCCGAGAGCGAGAGCGAGTACTTCGACGCGAACTCGTACCGCGAGCCCGCCGTCACCACCGTCGCGTCCTGAGAGTTGATGAACCGCACGTCGGCGTACGTCGAGAAACTCGGGTTGTGCCGGAGCAGCACGCCCGCCGTCGAGACGGCCATCTGATCAATATCAAAGTCGAACACACCACCGCCCGTGATCGCGAGTGTGTCCGAGGCCTGCCACACGGCATCGGCGATGAACGCGTCCCCCGCCGTGCTGAGTTCCGGGCGCGGCTCATAGAACCGCGTGATCGGCCCATCCGTCACGCGTCCTTCACGCTTCGCGTCGGACGTGGACACGACCACGTCGGTGCTCAGTGTGAAGAGATCGACCGAGTGCCACCGCCCTGGCCCGCCGCGCTGGGTCTGGAACCGCTGCGTCACGCCCGCACGCACGATCCCGCCCGTCAGGAGCGACTCAACCGAATCGTCGAAGACGGGAAGGCTCGTCGAGGGCACGTTCGTCCCGGAGTACATCACGGTGACGCTCGGCTCCACGATGTGCCGAAGGCGATGCACGTCAAAGAACCGCGAATCGACGTCGTCGTGCACACGCTGGATGGTGGTGCCGAGGCGGACCCCATACGCGCCCCACGTCCGTGTCTCGTCGTTCTCTCGGCCCGTGCCGAATCCAGAGAGTTGGTTGTACTCGCCAAAGCCGTTGTCATAGAAACTTGCACGCCCGATGACGAACGGCTGGATATTCACAGGCCCCTCGCGGAATTGCGAGGAGATCTCGTGGCGAGTATCCAGACGTGTCACGCCATCCTCGTCCAGACCGATCGACCGGAGTTGATCCGCAATCCTCTGATCGGCATCAAGCCCGAAAAGCCGCTGCGCCCCGGTGTTGTTGAGCCCACGCGTCGAGAGTGCTTCCTCGTCAAACGACAGGCTCACCCGCCCCGCCCGATACTCGCTCCAATACGTCACGGCCCCAGGCGCAAAGTCGTCGAACACATCATCCGCAAGCCGCGTGTACGTCGCCTCGGGGAGTTTCTGAACGCTGTACCCCTGCGACTCGAGCAGGTAGTCGTTCGCCACGAAGTCGTTCACATTCCCAGAGACCTCGAGCGAGAAGAGCGACTGGTCGCTCCGCCGCTGGACGCGGGCCCGGCTGATGAACTCACGCCGCTCGGTCGCGAGATCCGGGAAGAACGCCCCCACGAACGACGCGTCGCTTGCGTACGCCCCCTCGACCATCGCCGACCAGTGCTCGTCCAGGCGCCAGCGATGCTCGCCGAGCGCCAGCAATCGCCCGTTGTCGTCGGGCGCTCGCTCAAGCCCGGTCCTGAAGGCGTCGGTCCCCGAATCGCCGGGGAGTCCATAGACATACAGCCCGCCGGCGCTCGTCTCTCGCGTCCACCCCAGCCGCGCGCCCAGGCCCACGCCACGCTCGTCGTAGTAATCCACCAGTGCGTCGGCGGTGTACCAGTCCGGCTGGTCCATGCCCAGAAGCCCAAAGACATTCAGCCGCGTCTTCACCGCAAACCCGCTGTTCCGCGAGTTCTCGAAGCGAAGATCCTTGAGCGGCACCGCCGCCGGATCGCCCGTGAATCGAGGCCAATAAAAAACTGGGAACCCTGCGGCCCGCAGAGTGATATTCCTCGCGTCGATCGTCGTCCGAACGCGGCCGCCATCCGACCCCACCCCACCGCTCTCGGTGCCCGCATCACCACCAGTCGACGAGACCTGCGTCGCCCGCCGCGAGATCGTCACGCTCGTCGCGCCGATCGAGAACTCCGGCTCAAAGAATGCGCTGTTCGCAAACGTCGCTCCCGTCGCCTTGAACTCGTCGGCCGCCTCCTGCCGGATCGTCTTCGCCCGCACATACAGCGGCAGCCCACGTCGCTCGTCGTACGTCCAGAAGACGCCATCGAGCACCACCGCCTTGTTCCGCGCCACGTCGTACATCATCTGTGGCCCGCGCAGTGTGTACTTTCCGTCGCTCGCGACCACGTCCCCCTCGAGATAGATCGCCTCGACGTCCCCCTGCCTCATCCGCGTCGCGTCGAACGCACCGACGCGCCC encodes:
- a CDS encoding HupE/UreJ family protein, with amino-acid sequence MSRTSPCRETRWRALWSRIVPIVACLTLVAPTAFAHPPLATVATLRIDTDGHVDLTVHYDALAFALNDVSANIPDEPMFELLHAGDDAIAQSLAACGPRFEQLCILEADSNRIPLSVATLPTVADVRAEEARRPTYPLPIKSTLESHAQLTASTSSITIRFPEILGIVVVTIDRPGFEPVAIPLGVNERSPAFKIIPIYESGSTTQPEPPAAGDSNSSRWQAFLRFVSLGFRHIVPEGQDHMLFVLGLFLLTPKARPVLLQISAFTLAHTVTLALTSLRIIGLPASIVEPAIAASIAFAGIENLVITRVTPWRTLAAFIFGLVHGMGVATSFNEAGFPEGTLVSSLVAFTLGVEGGHLAVLLAAFVLLGWTRNRAWYRPRIAIPLSLVISAIAIVWFVQRLR
- a CDS encoding chitobiase/beta-hexosaminidase C-terminal domain-containing protein, producing the protein MRRVLAALAMTTLCGIALAVEPPREAPQSTALPSDIPNLGTTPTLFVVGYAHLDTQWRWTYVDTIREFLPSTLHDNFKLFEKYPDYVFNFSGSRRYRMMEEYYPESFARLHDFVAAGRWFPCGSSVDENDANVPSSESLIRHVLYGNNYFRNEFGVASEEYMLPDCFGFPAALPSVLAHCGIKGFSTQKLTWGGVVPIPFKVGTWTGPDGRGVIAALDPGAYVGEVKENLAKSNGWLTRINTSAKTSGFFGDYHYFGTGDQGGAPREPSVRMVEESVTTQGPIRVISGPADWLFRSVTSEQRAKLPTYQGELMLTEHSAGSISSQAYMKRWNRKNEILADAAERASIAAWWMGGRPYPSSKLEDAWYLVLGSQMHDILPGTSTPKAYEFSWNDEVLAANQFSSIITDASDAVISAMDTKVQGQAVVVFNPLSFAREDVVEASVPTVRGAKSVRVIAPDGHTVPAQILTTNDTSTRVAFVAPMESVSFGVFTVQLGDDPAPAISSLSVTDHTLENEHLRVTINAGGDIASVIDKALGREVLSAPATLSTHYENPKAWPAWNQDWTDRQKPAAAMAGAPTSIRVVERGPARVAIEVVREIEGSAVTQVISLAAGDTGRRVECDATINWRGKERSLRAAFPLAASNPIATFDIQTGVVERPNSHAKQYEYSFHRWLDLTDTDGTHGASILCDSKYASDKPDDHTLRLTLLYTPGTQGGYPDQGTQDIGQHRVKYALYPHSQDWRAARSYQHADRLNTPPISYVATPHVGALGRSFSLARCDDPSVTISAIKKAEASDEIIVRLREQDGKPASDVPISFTRPILSAREVDGQEREIGPVTIVNGVLHANLSSFELRAYAIRLGEQPAAIAPVVSAPVPLPCNVDVVSTNANRADGSMDTTHGAYPAEQFPSSITDAGVTYAFRSTTDGSMNAVACQGQTIELPARDADRVYILAAANEDVRSMIRVGNVEHAWNVPSWTGYIGQWDNRVWPGNTDDPSYRWNDAPIGLVPGYIKTDADVAWFASHRHTANGDAFYQYSYIFRTSFELPEGASHVTLPDDPRIKVFAMSLAKHGKSSIALAHPLFDTLDGHQQDAPVIVGDRHATDTTSVTIEPGLYWSRGSIRYTTDGSAPSATSPVFDSPLEIDAPMTITAAVFDDAGRAGPMAKATFDVHDSTPPSVTRVISSYQSKVVTILFSERVGTVTKDHFSIEPHIDVTSVESSPDRLAIRLVLASPPTEGTPYTLSIRDIPDASAGANRLVSTSAIIQVTGPVFTLEQITPKDQGRVLSNIPGLPVGAKDPWTINAFIKMAKQPDNRTIIAGFGRCADDVDGGARYLAKFAGGVHFWSRLRDVSTRSPYTLNAWQMVTATYDGETLRVYRDATLVGERRLTLSDDMNTIELLPKDPWEQTRVFEGEISRFTIWNSALSVESLQSIMATKPGT
- the lptD gene encoding LPS assembly protein LptD, yielding MNCRSARIAARLSTPFLVRGSARAAMIASLAGLACHGGDPAFAQPIVQTPSAATGGPVTSIDVARINGRDFAGMRLPLATQDGPIDLAARKVYVFGDSIPGATRRLLLVGDVRVRLGPFDLQAARACVWIEPLEDGVFQVAINFDRVGTASDAVGSSSAIRVAGDRLLVRGVLRPPQGEGVKLKADLVVRERPSGSDGAFVTESEGELARSLRRLVPGFVEEIPDPLAGLPRGPDLVPTPPAYVREGVEAGVATSVSEAAREPGIPGTGRPFEPSRRTAADESARSILADTAIGEISEPIFARNGIISLGFGSLSLVPGGTGEDERTVVATGGVTVQYTDVRVDRRLEMTAQRAVVFLKGGRVGAFDATRMRQGDVEAIYLEGDVVASDGKYTLRGPQMMYDVARNKAVVLDGVFWTYDERRGLPLYVRAKTIRQEAADEFKATGATFANSAFFEPEFSIGATSVTISRRATQVSSTGGDAGTESGGVGSDGGRVRTTIDARNITLRAAGFPVFYWPRFTGDPAAVPLKDLRFENSRNSGFAVKTRLNVFGLLGMDQPDWYTADALVDYYDERGVGLGARLGWTRETSAGGLYVYGLPGDSGTDAFRTGLERAPDDNGRLLALGEHRWRLDEHWSAMVEGAYASDASFVGAFFPDLATERREFISRARVQRRSDQSLFSLEVSGNVNDFVANDYLLESQGYSVQKLPEATYTRLADDVFDDFAPGAVTYWSEYRAGRVSLSFDEEALSTRGLNNTGAQRLFGLDADQRIADQLRSIGLDEDGVTRLDTRHEISSQFREGPVNIQPFVIGRASFYDNGFGEYNQLSGFGTGRENDETRTWGAYGVRLGTTIQRVHDDVDSRFFDVHRLRHIVEPSVTVMYSGTNVPSTSLPVFDDSVESLLTGGIVRAGVTQRFQTQRGGPGRWHSVDLFTLSTDVVVSTSDAKREGRVTDGPITRFYEPRPELSTAGDAFIADAVWQASDTLAITGGGVFDFDIDQMAVSTAGVLLRHNPSFSTYADVRFINSQDATVVTAGSRYEFASKYSLSLSGSYDASNTGFQGASIQLVRRFESMVLGANIGYDEVSGDTSFGILFQPYGARGSASFGSSGRTTIGGWE